A stretch of DNA from Paenibacillus sp. FSL W8-0186:
TTTAATCAGATCGTTCATAATGATGTTCACGCAGTCCTCATGGAAATCGCCATGGTTGCGGAAGCTGAACAGATACAGCTTCAGGGATTTGCTCTCAACCATTTTGATATCGGGAATATAGCTGATATAAATGGTCGCGAAATCGGGCTGTCCCGTAATCGGGCACAGGCTCGTGAATTCCGGGCAGTTGAACTTCACGAAGTAATCGCGGTAGGGATGCTTGTTATCGAAGCTTTCAAGAATGCCTGGATCATAGGCAAAAGAGTACTGCACCTTTTGATTGCCAAGCAGTGTTAAATCCTGAAGCTCTTCGTTTTGTCTTCCAGTCATGTTTAATTCCTCCTAAGCGGGTTGATTCTTGTTATCAACAATAATAGAGAACGCTAGACACCGCGTTTGTTGCCCCATACAAGAGCATGAAGCTGGGGCAGTACGCGGACGTCGTTCAGCTCTGGATCAGCGACGACCTGATCGATCAACTGCTCGTATCTCTCTAGAAGGTCGGCGGTATGCTGCTGAATATCCATTCTTCTGACGTCTGGATTGCCGACCTGCAGGAAAAACGGAATGTCCGGATAGCGGGCATGCACC
This window harbors:
- the queF gene encoding preQ(1) synthase; this encodes MTGRQNEELQDLTLLGNQKVQYSFAYDPGILESFDNKHPYRDYFVKFNCPEFTSLCPITGQPDFATIYISYIPDIKMVESKSLKLYLFSFRNHGDFHEDCVNIIMNDLIKLMDPRYIEVWGKFTPRGGISIDPYCNYGRPGTKYEAMAEQRLIQHDMYPEKIDNR